From the Microbacterium sp. W4I4 genome, one window contains:
- a CDS encoding heme-copper oxidase subunit III — MFFAGLFAIYFTLRSTSPELWADRTELLNVPYALVNTLILVASSFTCQMGVFAAEDLQPYRVARGQVNSAGRRRLFGWGMVEWFWLTFILGAIFVSGQVWEYAQLVAEGLPISADSYASAFYITTGFHALHVTGGLIAFVLVIGRAYAVKNFRHKEATSSIVVSYYWHFVDVVWVVLFFVIYFLK, encoded by the coding sequence ATGTTCTTCGCGGGACTCTTCGCGATCTACTTCACCCTTCGCAGCACCTCACCGGAGCTCTGGGCCGACCGCACCGAACTGCTCAACGTGCCCTACGCGCTCGTGAACACCCTCATCCTGGTGGCGTCCTCGTTCACCTGCCAGATGGGCGTCTTCGCCGCTGAGGACCTGCAGCCCTACCGAGTCGCGCGCGGCCAGGTGAACTCCGCCGGCCGTCGCCGCCTGTTCGGCTGGGGCATGGTCGAGTGGTTCTGGCTCACCTTCATCCTCGGCGCCATCTTCGTCAGCGGCCAGGTGTGGGAGTACGCGCAGCTGGTCGCGGAGGGCCTGCCGATCTCGGCCGACTCGTATGCCTCGGCGTTCTACATCACGACCGGATTCCACGCCCTGCACGTCACCGGCGGTCTCATCGCCTTCGTGCTCGTGATCGGCCGCGCCTACGCCGTGAAGAACTTCCGCCACAAGGAGGCGACCTCCTCGATCGTCGTGTCGTACTACTGGCACTTCGTCGACGTCGTCTGGGTGGTCCTGTTCTTCGTCATCTACTTCCTGAAATAA
- the trpD gene encoding anthranilate phosphoribosyltransferase — MMDSPTWPDLLLTLLDRQDLSVWESTWAMRKVMQGEVTQAQLAAFLVALRAKGETVDEVVGFRDAILEAAVPLPVSSDVLDIVGTGGDRVGTVNVSTTAAIIIGATGIPVVKHGNRAASSSSGSSDVLAALGLNISLDPARVASVLDRTGITFAWAAAFHPGFKHAGAVRSELAVPTVFNVLGPLCNPARAEANAVGVARLDRVPLITGVFRTRGATALVFRGDDGLDELTTTGHSRIWEVVRGDIHEHDLDPRDLGIPLADLADLIGGSPEHNARILRRTLEGEKGAVRDIVLLNAAAGIVSYELSHDATLTQQPIVERLRVAYERAGAAIDDGRAVAKLDDWISATQDTTGA; from the coding sequence ATGATGGACTCCCCGACCTGGCCCGATCTGCTCCTCACGCTGCTCGATCGGCAGGATCTGAGCGTGTGGGAGTCGACCTGGGCCATGCGCAAGGTCATGCAGGGCGAGGTGACGCAGGCTCAGCTGGCCGCCTTCCTCGTGGCGCTGCGCGCGAAGGGCGAGACCGTCGACGAGGTCGTGGGATTCCGCGATGCGATCCTCGAGGCCGCCGTGCCCCTTCCGGTGTCCTCCGATGTCCTCGACATCGTCGGCACGGGCGGCGACCGCGTCGGCACGGTCAACGTGTCGACCACGGCGGCGATCATCATCGGCGCGACCGGCATCCCGGTCGTCAAGCACGGGAACCGCGCAGCCAGTTCGTCCTCGGGATCATCGGACGTGCTCGCCGCGCTCGGACTGAACATCTCCCTCGACCCCGCCCGCGTGGCATCCGTGCTGGACAGGACGGGGATCACGTTCGCGTGGGCTGCGGCATTCCACCCCGGGTTCAAGCACGCCGGCGCCGTGCGTTCGGAGCTGGCCGTGCCGACGGTCTTCAACGTCCTCGGTCCGCTGTGCAACCCGGCCCGAGCCGAGGCGAACGCGGTCGGAGTCGCCCGTCTCGACCGCGTGCCGCTGATCACCGGCGTGTTCCGCACCCGCGGCGCCACGGCGCTCGTGTTCCGCGGTGACGACGGTCTGGACGAGCTCACCACGACCGGTCACAGTCGGATCTGGGAGGTCGTGCGCGGCGACATCCACGAACACGACCTCGACCCTCGAGACCTCGGCATCCCGCTCGCCGATCTCGCCGACCTCATCGGCGGCTCGCCCGAGCACAACGCGCGCATCCTGCGCAGGACGCTGGAGGGCGAGAAGGGCGCGGTGCGCGACATCGTGCTGCTGAACGCCGCCGCCGGCATCGTCTCCTACGAGCTTTCGCACGATGCGACCCTCACGCAGCAGCCCATCGTCGAGCGTCTGCGCGTCGCGTACGAGCGTGCCGGCGCGGCCATCGACGACGGTCGCGCGGTCGCCAAGCTCGACGACTGGATCAGCGCCACGCAGGACACGACCGGGGCCTGA
- a CDS encoding PHP domain-containing protein, whose protein sequence is MDAVAALLEIAGLLERERASRYRAKAFRQAAAVLSGLPEQIVRDPSRLREQKGIGSSTFEVIRQAQQGRVPDYLVELRGVVEPEVASALRPLLRGDLHSHTDWSDGTTSIETMVQAARELGHGYLAITDHSPRLRVARGLSAERLREQIPLVRAQSGSGLTVLAGIEVDILDDGGLDQHPDLLAELDVVVASVHSKLRMDSAPMTRRMIAAVSDPHVNVLGHCTGRLVQGERGTRPASEFDARVVFAACAENGVAVEINSRPERQDPPDDLIAIALEEGCLFSIDSDAHAPGQLSLLDHGAVRAEAAGVPADRIVTTWGTDRLRAWAKD, encoded by the coding sequence ATGGATGCCGTCGCCGCGCTGCTGGAGATCGCCGGTCTGCTGGAGCGCGAGCGCGCCTCTCGGTACCGCGCCAAGGCGTTCCGGCAGGCGGCAGCCGTGCTCAGCGGTCTTCCGGAGCAGATCGTGCGGGACCCGTCGCGCCTGCGCGAGCAGAAGGGCATCGGCTCCTCGACGTTCGAGGTGATCCGGCAGGCCCAGCAGGGGCGAGTGCCCGACTACCTGGTCGAGCTGCGCGGTGTCGTGGAGCCCGAGGTGGCATCCGCACTGCGCCCGCTGCTGCGCGGGGATCTGCACAGTCACACCGACTGGTCCGATGGCACGACTTCGATCGAGACGATGGTGCAGGCCGCGCGGGAACTGGGCCACGGATACCTGGCGATCACAGACCACTCGCCGCGCCTGCGCGTGGCGCGGGGGCTGTCCGCCGAGCGGCTGCGCGAGCAGATCCCACTGGTGCGCGCGCAGTCGGGTTCGGGGCTGACGGTGCTCGCCGGCATCGAGGTCGACATCCTGGACGACGGCGGGCTGGATCAGCATCCGGACCTGCTCGCCGAGCTCGACGTCGTGGTGGCCTCCGTGCACTCCAAGCTGCGGATGGACTCGGCGCCGATGACGAGGCGGATGATCGCCGCGGTGTCGGATCCGCACGTGAATGTCCTCGGTCACTGCACGGGGCGACTCGTGCAGGGGGAGCGGGGCACGCGACCGGCATCCGAGTTCGACGCCCGAGTCGTCTTCGCGGCCTGCGCCGAGAACGGCGTCGCGGTGGAGATCAACTCCCGGCCCGAGCGACAGGATCCGCCCGACGATCTCATCGCGATCGCTCTGGAGGAGGGATGCCTGTTCTCCATCGACTCCGACGCGCACGCGCCCGGTCAGCTCTCCCTGCTCGACCATGGCGCGGTGAGAGCAGAAGCCGCCGGCGTGCCCGCGGACCGGATCGTCACCACCTGGGGGACGGACCGCCTGCGCGCGTGGGCGAAGGACTGA
- a CDS encoding 5'-3' exonuclease, with protein sequence MTERLMLLDTASLYFRAFYGVPDKVKAPDGSSVNAVRGLLDIIAKLVTLYQPTEIIACWDDDWRPQWRVDLIPSYKAHRVVEEVESGPDVEETPDPLAQQIPLIRAALGAVGIPIIGVAEHEADDVIGTLATKATLPVDIVTGDRDLFQLVDDARDVRLIYTARGMSNLEMVTDATLVAKYGVLPAQYADFATLRGDASDGLPGVKGVGEKSAATLLLAHGDLDGIRQAAASGQLSAAASARFAEASDYLDVAPTVVRVATDLDITAPGTRVRALDPAEADAAGALAEKWNLGSSMTRALAALASVA encoded by the coding sequence GTGACCGAACGTCTGATGCTGCTCGACACCGCCAGCCTCTACTTCCGCGCCTTCTACGGAGTGCCCGACAAGGTGAAGGCTCCGGACGGATCCTCCGTGAACGCGGTGCGCGGTCTGCTCGACATCATCGCCAAGCTCGTCACGCTGTACCAGCCGACCGAGATCATCGCCTGTTGGGACGACGACTGGCGCCCGCAGTGGCGCGTGGACCTCATCCCCAGCTACAAGGCGCATCGCGTGGTCGAAGAGGTGGAGAGCGGGCCGGATGTCGAAGAGACCCCTGATCCCCTCGCGCAGCAGATCCCGCTGATCCGCGCGGCGCTCGGCGCCGTCGGCATCCCGATCATCGGCGTGGCCGAGCACGAGGCCGACGACGTCATCGGCACCCTCGCCACGAAGGCCACCCTTCCCGTGGACATCGTCACCGGCGACCGGGACCTGTTCCAGCTCGTGGACGATGCGCGCGACGTGCGCCTCATCTACACCGCGCGCGGCATGAGCAACCTGGAGATGGTGACGGATGCGACGCTCGTCGCCAAGTACGGCGTGCTGCCCGCGCAGTACGCCGACTTCGCCACCCTGCGCGGCGACGCCTCCGACGGGCTGCCCGGAGTGAAGGGCGTGGGCGAGAAGTCCGCGGCGACGCTGCTGCTGGCGCACGGCGATCTGGACGGCATCCGGCAGGCGGCCGCGAGCGGACAGCTCAGCGCGGCGGCATCCGCCCGCTTCGCCGAAGCTTCTGATTATCTGGACGTCGCACCCACCGTGGTCCGCGTCGCGACGGATCTCGACATCACTGCGCCGGGCACGCGGGTGCGCGCGCTGGACCCGGCCGAAGCGGATGCCGCGGGCGCGCTCGCCGAGAAGTGGAACCTCGGCTCCTCCATGACGCGGGCGCTCGCAGCGCTGGCATCCGTCGCCTGA
- the rpsA gene encoding 30S ribosomal protein S1 has protein sequence MTSATTAPATKQVAINDIGSAEDFLAAVEKTLKFFNDGDIIEGTIVKIDRDEVLLDVGYKTEGVIPSRELSIKHDVDPNEVVAVGDLVEALVLQKEDKEGRLILSKKRAQYERAWGDVEKIKENDGVVTGTVIEVVKGGLIVDIGLRGFLPASLIELRRVRDLTPYLGQEIEAKILELDKNRNNVVLSRRALLEQTQSESRSNFLNNLHKGQVRKGQVSSIVNFGAFVDLGGVDGLVHVSELSWKHIEHASEVVEVGQEVTVEILEVDLDRERVSLSLKATQEDPWQVFARTHAIGQIAAGKVTKLVPFGAFVRVADGIEGLVHISELSSKHVELAEQVVSVGEEVFVKVIDIDLERRRISLSLKQANEAVDPNGTEFDPALYGMLAEYDENGEYKYPEGFDAETGVWKEGFDTQREAWEQEYAAAQARWEAHKLAVAKAAEAEAAAGDDFAAAQSFTSDSGAGTLADDEALAALREKLSGGNA, from the coding sequence ATGACTAGCGCAACGACCGCCCCGGCCACCAAGCAGGTCGCGATCAACGACATCGGATCTGCTGAGGACTTCCTGGCCGCGGTCGAGAAGACCCTGAAGTTCTTCAACGACGGCGACATCATCGAGGGCACGATCGTCAAGATCGACCGCGATGAGGTTCTGCTCGACGTCGGATACAAGACCGAGGGCGTCATCCCCTCGCGTGAGCTCTCCATCAAGCACGACGTGGACCCCAACGAGGTCGTCGCCGTCGGTGACCTGGTCGAGGCACTCGTTCTCCAGAAGGAGGACAAGGAAGGCCGTCTGATCCTCTCCAAGAAGCGTGCGCAGTACGAGCGCGCCTGGGGAGACGTCGAGAAGATCAAGGAGAACGACGGCGTCGTCACCGGCACCGTCATCGAGGTCGTCAAGGGCGGTCTCATCGTCGACATCGGCCTGCGCGGCTTCCTGCCCGCCTCGCTCATCGAGCTGCGTCGTGTCCGCGACCTCACCCCCTACCTGGGTCAGGAGATCGAGGCGAAGATCCTCGAGCTGGACAAGAACCGCAACAACGTCGTCCTGAGCCGCCGCGCGCTGCTCGAGCAGACGCAGTCGGAGTCGCGCTCGAACTTCCTCAACAACCTGCACAAGGGCCAGGTCCGCAAGGGCCAGGTCTCCTCGATCGTCAACTTCGGTGCGTTCGTCGACCTGGGCGGCGTGGACGGCCTCGTGCACGTCTCCGAGCTGTCCTGGAAGCACATCGAGCACGCCAGCGAGGTCGTCGAGGTCGGCCAGGAGGTCACCGTCGAGATCCTCGAGGTGGACCTGGACCGCGAGCGCGTCTCCCTGTCGCTGAAGGCGACGCAGGAGGACCCGTGGCAGGTCTTCGCCCGTACGCACGCGATCGGCCAGATCGCAGCGGGCAAGGTCACCAAGCTCGTCCCGTTCGGTGCGTTCGTGCGCGTCGCAGACGGCATCGAGGGCCTCGTGCACATCTCGGAGCTCTCCAGCAAGCACGTCGAGCTGGCCGAGCAGGTCGTCTCGGTGGGCGAAGAGGTCTTCGTCAAGGTCATCGACATCGACCTCGAGCGTCGCCGCATCTCGCTGTCGCTCAAGCAGGCCAACGAGGCGGTCGACCCCAACGGCACCGAGTTCGACCCGGCACTGTACGGCATGCTCGCCGAGTACGACGAGAACGGCGAGTACAAGTACCCGGAGGGCTTCGACGCCGAGACCGGTGTCTGGAAGGAAGGCTTCGACACTCAGCGCGAGGCATGGGAGCAGGAGTACGCCGCTGCTCAGGCTCGCTGGGAGGCTCACAAGCTCGCTGTCGCCAAGGCCGCCGAGGCCGAGGCCGCTGCCGGAGACGATTTCGCTGCGGCGCAGTCGTTCACCAGCGACTCGGGTGCAGGCACCCTTGCCGACGACGAGGCTCTCGCGGCTCTGCGCGAGAAGCTCTCGGGCGGCAACGCGTAA
- a CDS encoding SDR family oxidoreductase, with protein MTALTETRPPEAQRPVALVTGASGGMGSEIVRALSSTHTVIAVGRDGQALASLNAETGCTTAPVDLADPSAIAGLAAGLTRLDVLVHAAAIARPLSVENATVADWRAHFDVDVVAPAELTRLTLPLLRTAQGTVVFVGSGASTRPVAGSAVYTAAKHALRGLADVLRIDEEPYRIRVVTIAPGQTDTRMLRAMLPADAYDSERYIRPQSIAEVVRFVVDAPADVHLTDIAVRPRQEIARL; from the coding sequence ATGACCGCACTCACCGAAACGCGCCCTCCCGAGGCGCAGCGTCCCGTCGCTCTCGTCACCGGCGCGTCCGGCGGCATGGGGTCCGAGATCGTCCGGGCGCTGTCCTCGACGCACACCGTGATCGCCGTCGGGCGCGACGGGCAGGCGCTCGCGTCGCTGAACGCCGAGACCGGATGCACGACCGCACCCGTCGATCTCGCGGATCCGTCCGCGATCGCCGGCCTCGCGGCGGGACTGACGCGACTGGACGTGCTCGTGCACGCGGCGGCCATCGCCCGCCCGCTGTCCGTCGAGAATGCCACTGTGGCTGACTGGCGCGCGCATTTCGACGTCGACGTCGTCGCGCCCGCGGAGTTGACCCGTCTGACGCTGCCTCTGCTGCGCACCGCGCAGGGAACGGTCGTCTTCGTGGGGTCCGGTGCGAGCACCCGCCCCGTGGCGGGGTCCGCCGTCTACACCGCCGCCAAGCACGCCCTTCGCGGGCTGGCCGATGTGCTGCGCATCGATGAGGAGCCGTATCGCATCCGGGTCGTGACGATCGCGCCCGGTCAGACGGACACCCGGATGCTGCGGGCGATGCTGCCCGCGGATGCCTATGACTCGGAGCGGTACATCCGTCCTCAATCCATCGCGGAGGTCGTGAGGTTCGTGGTCGACGCGCCCGCCGACGTGCACCTCACCGACATCGCCGTGCGTCCGCGCCAGGAGATCGCCCGACTCTGA
- a CDS encoding FAD/NAD(P)-binding domain-containing protein, with amino-acid sequence MLSPDRAVLVIVGAGPRGVSLLERIGASAAEFEGVGELVVHLIDDTEIGAGRVWRTDQTRELCMNTLAAAVTLFTDEASTVAGPVRPGPNLYEWCLLVRDGGDSPDVAESFRAELADLRPESHPSRALYGEYIRWCLAHALASLPPTITVVPHLARVVGIREQDGADAVILGDGTTLIADAVIAATGWMPRGDTAEEQRLLRATAADPALIWVRPDNPVEQQLDRIPDRAPVIVRGLGMGFFDAMALLTIGRGGRFIADVDAPGGLRYDASGREPVLHVTSHRGLPYRAKSLYGSLPPASPQRLLRAVDWATVPRPIDFDRRIWPLVIKDAFLAYYETLHRIRPDAVTVTWEQAQRTITEAAVPPDGPLDAVVRAVQQVADLVVADPDDRFPLAELLFPAPRVFPTPDAFDAWVREFVASDLAEAERGADSPLKAGLWSLGSARQPTSLIGSFGGFDAESRASGFRLLHAFGGTVGSGPPAFRNRQLLALIEAGLVRFLGPAATVAVEDGAFQAGSPTVRGSKVTAKALLDAWMHFHDVDDSADPLTRSLTDAGRARAFRIPTREGGTAATGGFDVDPASGRLIHRDGSIDARVHIAGIPIDETMHDAIISPMPRTDPTMLRETDRVARSALDVLQCARRNSPRRIPA; translated from the coding sequence ATGCTCTCCCCCGATCGTGCCGTGCTCGTCATCGTGGGCGCGGGGCCGCGTGGTGTCTCGCTCCTGGAGCGCATCGGCGCGAGCGCGGCGGAGTTCGAGGGCGTCGGCGAGCTCGTGGTGCACCTCATCGACGACACCGAGATCGGCGCGGGTCGCGTCTGGCGCACGGATCAGACGCGGGAGCTGTGCATGAACACGCTCGCCGCCGCCGTGACGCTGTTCACCGACGAGGCGAGCACTGTGGCGGGGCCGGTCCGCCCGGGGCCGAATCTGTACGAGTGGTGCCTGCTGGTGCGCGACGGCGGGGACAGCCCGGATGTCGCGGAGTCGTTCCGCGCGGAGCTGGCAGACCTTCGTCCGGAGTCGCATCCCAGCCGCGCTCTGTACGGCGAGTACATCCGCTGGTGCCTGGCGCACGCACTCGCTTCCCTGCCGCCGACGATCACCGTCGTCCCGCACCTGGCACGGGTGGTGGGAATCCGCGAGCAGGACGGCGCGGATGCGGTCATCCTCGGCGACGGCACGACGCTCATCGCGGATGCCGTGATCGCCGCGACCGGGTGGATGCCGCGCGGCGACACCGCTGAGGAGCAGCGCCTGCTGCGCGCGACCGCGGCGGATCCCGCACTGATCTGGGTGCGCCCGGACAATCCGGTCGAGCAGCAGCTGGATCGGATCCCCGACCGCGCGCCGGTGATCGTGCGCGGGCTCGGCATGGGTTTCTTCGACGCCATGGCCCTCCTCACCATCGGCCGCGGCGGGCGCTTCATCGCCGACGTCGACGCGCCGGGCGGCCTGCGCTACGACGCCTCTGGGCGGGAACCGGTGCTGCACGTCACCTCGCACCGCGGGCTGCCGTATCGGGCGAAGAGCCTGTACGGGTCGTTGCCGCCCGCCTCGCCGCAGCGCCTGCTCCGCGCGGTCGACTGGGCGACGGTGCCCCGCCCCATCGACTTCGACCGTCGGATCTGGCCGCTCGTCATCAAGGACGCCTTCCTGGCGTATTACGAGACGCTGCACCGCATCCGGCCGGATGCCGTGACCGTCACCTGGGAGCAGGCGCAGCGGACCATCACGGAGGCCGCCGTGCCGCCGGATGGGCCGCTGGATGCGGTGGTCAGGGCCGTGCAGCAGGTGGCGGACCTCGTGGTCGCCGATCCGGACGATCGGTTCCCACTCGCGGAACTGCTGTTCCCCGCTCCTCGGGTCTTCCCGACCCCGGACGCATTCGACGCATGGGTGCGGGAGTTCGTGGCATCCGATCTGGCGGAAGCGGAGCGCGGCGCGGACAGTCCGCTGAAGGCGGGGCTGTGGTCGCTCGGCTCCGCGCGTCAGCCGACGAGCCTGATCGGGTCGTTCGGCGGATTCGATGCGGAGTCGCGCGCGAGCGGATTCCGGCTGCTGCACGCGTTCGGCGGCACGGTCGGGTCGGGTCCGCCCGCGTTCCGCAATCGTCAGCTGCTGGCGCTGATCGAGGCTGGGCTGGTCCGGTTCCTCGGCCCCGCGGCCACCGTGGCCGTCGAAGACGGCGCGTTCCAGGCCGGGTCCCCGACGGTGCGGGGCTCGAAGGTCACCGCGAAAGCGCTACTGGACGCGTGGATGCACTTCCACGACGTCGACGACAGCGCCGACCCGCTGACGCGGTCGTTGACGGATGCCGGGAGGGCGCGCGCCTTCCGCATCCCCACGCGCGAGGGTGGAACCGCCGCCACCGGCGGATTCGACGTCGATCCCGCCAGTGGGCGCCTCATCCACCGTGATGGGAGCATCGACGCGCGCGTGCACATCGCCGGCATCCCGATCGACGAGACGATGCACGACGCGATCATCAGCCCGATGCCGCGCACCGACCCGACCATGCTGCGTGAGACCGACCGTGTGGCGCGCAGCGCGCTCGACGTGCTGCAGTGCGCCCGGCGCAATTCCCCCAGGAGGATTCCCGCATGA
- a CDS encoding ABC transporter substrate-binding protein, producing the protein MHKTFRFVGLAALTAVALAVTACAPADAGAAGAGDDSSPIVFGVSGPLTGNQAEYGKNWQEGFEIALDEINDAGGVNGRPIELDFQDSQGEASQATTIAQRFVSDDSVLAVIGDFSSATSMVASPLYQRGGVLQLGITNSHPDFTTTGDYIFSPSITQEAEAVEIEDAAHEQGSKIAIFNLNTDWGNTALEILKAEAKKNGDEIVFQAPVEEASTDFKPQLLKARDAKPDVVIFYTYYSTTALLVKQAQKVGLTDVPFIGVGSNYSQEFLELAGPAAEGFVVDTSFYDGSTEPDVQKFVTSYAEKFGHKPNLFAAYAYDGLKQLAWAAEHAKKLDRAGIRDALRDGEEIPSIIYGPFAYAEDRRVAAPPFSWLTVTDGEFTLAAE; encoded by the coding sequence ATGCACAAGACGTTCAGGTTCGTCGGACTGGCAGCACTGACCGCAGTCGCGCTGGCGGTCACCGCGTGCGCGCCCGCAGATGCCGGTGCGGCCGGTGCGGGGGACGACTCGTCTCCGATCGTCTTCGGTGTGTCGGGGCCCCTGACGGGGAACCAGGCCGAGTACGGCAAGAACTGGCAGGAGGGCTTCGAGATCGCCCTCGACGAGATCAACGATGCCGGCGGTGTGAACGGCCGGCCCATCGAGCTCGACTTCCAGGACAGCCAGGGCGAGGCCAGCCAGGCGACCACCATCGCGCAGCGATTCGTGTCGGACGACTCGGTGCTCGCCGTGATCGGCGACTTCTCCTCGGCGACGTCCATGGTCGCGAGCCCCCTGTACCAGCGCGGCGGCGTGCTGCAGCTGGGCATCACGAACTCGCACCCCGATTTCACCACCACCGGCGACTACATCTTCAGCCCCAGCATCACGCAGGAGGCGGAGGCCGTCGAGATCGAGGACGCCGCGCACGAGCAGGGTTCGAAGATCGCGATATTCAACCTGAACACCGACTGGGGCAACACCGCACTCGAGATCCTCAAGGCTGAGGCGAAGAAGAACGGCGACGAGATCGTCTTCCAGGCTCCGGTGGAGGAGGCATCCACCGACTTCAAGCCGCAGCTCCTCAAGGCGCGCGACGCGAAGCCGGATGTCGTGATCTTCTACACCTACTACTCGACCACCGCGCTGCTCGTGAAGCAGGCGCAGAAGGTGGGCCTCACCGACGTGCCGTTCATCGGCGTCGGATCCAACTACTCGCAGGAGTTCCTCGAGCTGGCGGGCCCCGCCGCCGAGGGCTTCGTCGTGGACACCAGCTTCTACGACGGCTCGACGGAACCCGACGTGCAGAAGTTCGTCACCTCCTACGCGGAGAAGTTCGGTCACAAGCCCAACCTGTTCGCCGCGTACGCCTACGACGGACTGAAGCAGCTGGCCTGGGCCGCCGAGCACGCGAAGAAGCTCGATCGCGCCGGCATCCGTGATGCCCTGCGCGACGGCGAGGAGATCCCCTCGATCATCTACGGACCGTTCGCATACGCGGAGGACCGTCGCGTCGCGGCGCCGCCGTTCTCCTGGCTGACCGTCACGGACGGGGAGTTCACGCTCGCCGCGGAGTAG
- a CDS encoding ABC transporter permease, giving the protein MLDLFLAGLINGNAYALVALGLSLVIGVANVVNFAHGSLFAIGAMVGWFVTSALGLPLWLGALAAVLVTAAIGYLINLVAVRPFAGRAPIAAVLSTIAVMIVLDNLTQTIFGPQVRPFDTGLPEVSFTVAGVSFGIIDLIILGTTLTLMVVLALGLRYTKIGRAVRATAQDREAAAQMGVPVARVQSLAFMVASGLGGLAGVLVAAYFTTIAPTQGFQAGLAGIAAATLGGLGSLVGAVVGGLLLGVLESFGVGMWGDPARSLITFGVLLLVLWIRPQGLFGARTVAREPLTGTFFAQAKPLAMRRWQVAVLIVLSVIPAIPGLLDGYASQVGVQVLAFAMIALSMTVIGGAAGQLSLGQAGPVALGAYCAALLTKNLGWSFLPSALVAGLFAAVLVTLLAAPSWRLSGHYPAIATLATGAAISALILVAAPITGGGSGFSLIPLPDVFGIQLSSPTELYALGLGMLLLLVLLVHRLDRSHLGRYWRATRDDEVAARSAGIATPQYTSLAFGIGGFIAGVAGAFWSAEFGFLDPKIFSPNLSFQIVIIAVLGSMLRPFGAILGSVIMVGGLELFRAASETRLLVYGIVLLLLVRFRPQGLWTHPLPFAALWRRLRGAPDRSEHQDPPTGEVPVLAGTLSPATKEARS; this is encoded by the coding sequence GTGCTCGATCTCTTCTTGGCCGGCCTCATCAACGGCAACGCCTATGCGCTGGTCGCGCTCGGACTGTCGTTGGTGATCGGCGTGGCGAACGTCGTCAACTTCGCGCACGGTTCGCTGTTCGCCATCGGAGCGATGGTGGGCTGGTTCGTCACCTCCGCACTCGGACTGCCGCTGTGGCTGGGGGCGCTCGCCGCGGTCCTCGTCACGGCGGCGATCGGATATCTCATCAACCTCGTCGCAGTGCGCCCCTTCGCAGGCAGAGCGCCCATCGCGGCCGTGCTGTCGACCATCGCCGTGATGATCGTGCTCGACAACCTCACCCAGACGATCTTCGGCCCGCAGGTGCGGCCGTTCGACACCGGTCTGCCCGAGGTGTCGTTCACCGTCGCCGGCGTCTCGTTCGGCATCATCGATTTGATCATCCTCGGAACGACGCTCACGCTGATGGTCGTGCTCGCGCTCGGCCTGCGGTACACGAAGATCGGTCGCGCAGTGCGCGCCACCGCGCAGGACAGGGAGGCCGCGGCGCAGATGGGTGTGCCGGTCGCCCGGGTGCAGTCCCTCGCCTTCATGGTCGCCTCGGGCCTCGGGGGACTCGCCGGCGTACTGGTCGCCGCCTACTTCACCACGATCGCGCCGACGCAGGGGTTCCAGGCCGGTCTCGCCGGAATCGCCGCGGCGACCCTCGGCGGGCTCGGATCGCTCGTCGGAGCCGTCGTCGGCGGGCTGCTGCTGGGCGTGCTGGAGTCGTTCGGCGTCGGCATGTGGGGAGATCCCGCGCGCTCGCTGATCACGTTCGGCGTGCTGCTGCTCGTGCTGTGGATCCGGCCGCAGGGTCTGTTCGGTGCGCGCACCGTCGCCCGCGAGCCGCTCACCGGCACGTTCTTCGCGCAGGCGAAGCCGCTTGCGATGCGACGCTGGCAGGTCGCGGTGCTCATCGTGCTGTCGGTGATCCCCGCGATCCCCGGGCTGCTCGACGGCTACGCCTCGCAGGTCGGCGTGCAGGTGCTCGCATTCGCCATGATCGCCCTGTCGATGACGGTGATCGGCGGCGCTGCCGGGCAGCTCTCGCTCGGGCAGGCGGGCCCGGTCGCGCTCGGCGCGTACTGCGCGGCGCTGCTGACCAAGAACCTGGGCTGGTCGTTCCTGCCGTCCGCGCTCGTCGCCGGTCTGTTCGCGGCGGTGCTGGTCACGCTGCTGGCGGCACCGTCGTGGCGGCTCTCCGGGCACTACCCGGCCATCGCGACGCTGGCGACCGGCGCTGCCATCTCCGCGTTGATCCTCGTGGCCGCCCCCATCACGGGCGGCGGCAGCGGCTTCTCGCTGATCCCGCTCCCGGACGTGTTCGGCATCCAGCTCAGCAGCCCGACCGAGCTGTACGCGCTGGGACTCGGGATGCTGCTCCTGCTGGTCCTGCTCGTGCACCGGCTGGACCGTTCTCACCTCGGCCGGTACTGGCGTGCGACACGGGATGACGAGGTCGCCGCCCGCTCGGCCGGCATCGCGACACCGCAGTACACCTCGCTCGCGTTCGGGATCGGCGGGTTCATCGCGGGCGTCGCGGGCGCGTTCTGGTCGGCCGAGTTCGGATTCCTCGACCCCAAGATCTTCAGCCCGAACCTCTCCTTCCAGATCGTGATCATCGCCGTGCTCGGCAGCATGCTCCGCCCGTTCGGGGCGATCCTCGGCTCGGTGATCATGGTGGGCGGGCTCGAGCTGTTCCGTGCGGCGTCTGAGACCCGGCTGCTCGTCTACGGCATCGTGCTGCTCCTGCTCGTCCGCTTCCGGCCTCAGGGGCTGTGGACGCACCCGCTGCCGTTCGCTGCGCTGTGGCGCCGCCTGCGCGGTGCGCCGGACCGATCCGAGCACCAGGACCCGCCGACCGGCGAGGTGCCCGTGCTCGCGGGCACACTGTCCCCCGCGACGAAGGAGGCCCGCTCATGA